Proteins encoded within one genomic window of Nitrospirota bacterium:
- a CDS encoding ATP-binding protein — translation MTALLGVIAAGALFARELPWANAALFGASEAPLRFPLSTGVMAAFTALLALGRKPGEGDSEESPPSEEESSRVPAGRDLDSLGNLEKMFTLGELAGAIAHEIKNPLAGISGAIQVIADDLPAGDRRREVFRDILKEIDRLDKSVRNLLGFARPPEPHLVIAPLGDVIHSVGELLAGQAKKQSVDVTILLGGGPEKVLMDPEQMRQALLNVAMNALHAMPGGGTLTMTARGREEDGAVEIAVADTGKGIEREEVGKLFVPFYTTKPGGSGLGLAITKGIVEKHGGEVTVQSRVGEGTTVRITLPVREENA, via the coding sequence ATGACAGCGCTTCTGGGCGTCATCGCCGCGGGAGCGCTCTTCGCCCGGGAGCTTCCCTGGGCGAACGCCGCCCTCTTCGGCGCGAGCGAGGCGCCTCTGCGTTTTCCTCTCTCGACGGGCGTCATGGCAGCCTTCACGGCTCTCCTGGCCCTGGGGCGGAAGCCGGGCGAGGGCGATAGTGAGGAGAGCCCTCCGAGCGAAGAGGAGTCAAGCCGGGTGCCCGCCGGACGGGACCTCGACTCCCTGGGCAACCTGGAGAAGATGTTCACCCTGGGGGAGCTGGCCGGCGCCATAGCCCACGAGATAAAAAACCCCCTGGCCGGCATCAGCGGGGCCATCCAGGTCATCGCCGACGACCTGCCGGCCGGCGACCGGAGGAGGGAGGTCTTCCGGGACATTCTGAAGGAAATAGACCGCCTGGACAAGTCCGTGCGCAACCTGCTCGGTTTCGCCCGTCCGCCCGAGCCCCATCTGGTCATTGCCCCGCTGGGAGACGTCATCCACAGCGTGGGCGAGCTTCTCGCCGGACAGGCCAAAAAGCAGTCCGTGGATGTTACCATTCTCCTTGGCGGCGGGCCGGAAAAGGTGCTCATGGACCCGGAACAGATGCGGCAGGCCCTCCTGAATGTCGCCATGAACGCCCTTCACGCCATGCCCGGCGGCGGCACGTTGACGATGACGGCCCGGGGGAGGGAAGAGGACGGCGCGGTGGAGATTGCCGTGGCCGACACGGGGAAGGGAATCGAAAGGGAGGAGGTCGGGAAGCTCTTCGTGCCCTTCTATACGACCAAACCCGGGGGCTCGGGCCTGGGGCTCGCCATTACGAAAGGCATCGTGGAAAAACACGGCGGCGAGGTAACGGTGCAAAGCCGGGTGGGAGAGGGAACCACCGTCCGCATCACCCTGCCCGTGAGGGAGGAGAATGCCTGA
- a CDS encoding sigma-54 dependent transcriptional regulator, with protein sequence MPEATVLVIDDEKLLRWSIEQNLSKEGYAVLTAEKGLEGLDLFKENAPDITLLDINLPDVSGITVLEGIKEVDKNALVVMITAFADIETAVKSVKLGAYDFVEKPFNMEKLKILLRKALETASLRKEISEFRRNLSVRYGFDSIIGESDRMKKVFDLIAKVARSDAATVFVSGESGTGKDLVAKVIHYQSGRAERPFMEINMTALPENLVESELFGHERGAFTDAKALKKGLFELADGGTVFLDEIGDMKASAQAKLLRVMENKAFKRIGGTADLEVDVRIVAATNKNLQEEVKKGNFREDLYYRLRVIPVELPALRERDKDILLLAKFFIDAFNKEFKKNIRGLSEETARCFLDYPWPGNVRELRNVIERAVLLESEEYILPEHLPVEMTSREAFSPQSSGLDIRIPASGINIEDVEKDLIRQALDVTRGNQTKAARLLGLSRDTLRYRMNKFGFLPEKA encoded by the coding sequence ATGCCTGAGGCAACCGTACTGGTCATTGACGACGAGAAGCTCTTGCGCTGGTCCATCGAGCAGAACCTCTCCAAGGAGGGCTATGCCGTCCTTACGGCGGAAAAGGGCCTGGAGGGGCTGGACCTGTTCAAGGAAAACGCCCCCGACATCACCCTCCTGGACATCAACCTCCCGGACGTCTCCGGCATAACCGTGCTGGAGGGCATCAAGGAGGTGGACAAGAACGCCCTGGTGGTGATGATTACCGCCTTCGCCGACATAGAGACGGCCGTCAAGTCCGTCAAGTTGGGCGCGTACGACTTCGTGGAAAAGCCCTTCAACATGGAGAAGCTCAAGATCCTCCTGCGCAAGGCCCTGGAGACCGCCTCCCTGAGGAAGGAGATATCGGAGTTCCGCCGGAACCTCTCGGTCCGCTACGGGTTCGACAGCATCATCGGAGAGTCCGACAGGATGAAGAAGGTCTTCGACCTCATAGCCAAGGTGGCCCGGTCCGACGCGGCCACCGTCTTCGTCTCCGGCGAAAGCGGCACGGGAAAGGACCTCGTGGCCAAGGTCATCCACTACCAGAGCGGGCGGGCGGAGAGGCCCTTCATGGAGATAAACATGACCGCCCTTCCGGAGAACCTGGTGGAAAGCGAGCTCTTCGGACACGAAAGGGGGGCCTTCACCGACGCCAAGGCGCTCAAGAAGGGCCTCTTCGAGCTGGCCGACGGGGGCACGGTCTTCCTCGACGAAATCGGGGACATGAAGGCCTCGGCCCAGGCCAAGCTCCTGAGGGTGATGGAGAACAAGGCCTTCAAGCGCATCGGCGGCACCGCGGACCTGGAGGTGGACGTCCGCATCGTCGCGGCCACGAACAAGAACCTCCAGGAGGAGGTCAAGAAGGGCAATTTCCGCGAGGACCTGTACTACCGCCTCAGGGTCATCCCCGTGGAGCTGCCCGCCCTGAGGGAGCGGGACAAGGACATCCTGCTTCTGGCCAAATTCTTCATAGACGCCTTCAACAAGGAGTTCAAGAAGAACATCAGGGGCCTCTCCGAGGAGACCGCCCGCTGCTTCCTCGACTACCCCTGGCCGGGCAACGTCAGGGAGCTGAGGAACGTCATCGAGCGGGCCGTGCTTCTGGAAAGCGAGGAATACATCCTCCCGGAGCATCTCCCGGTGGAGATGACCTCCCGGGAAGCCTTCTCGCCGCAGAGCTCGGGCCTGGACATCAGGATACCGGCCTCGGGCATCAATATAGAGGACGTGGAGAAAGACCTCATCCGGCAGGCCCTGGACGTCACCCGGGGCAACCAGACCAAGGCCGCCCGGCTGCTGGGCCTCTCCCGGGACACCCTGCGCTACCGGATGAACAAGTTCGGCTTCCTTCCCGAGAAGGCCTAG
- a CDS encoding cytochrome c biogenesis protein ResB, translating into MEKKQKSLTDRTWDFLASVKLAIIIFALISLTSIVGTILEQNASAQANIKILSGIVGYGLAPKVYRVMETMGFMDMYRSWWFIGLLMLFSVNLLICSLDRLPRTWKLVVEPFRPLASDRFRAFGLKREFTLPGKTEANRDKLAAGLRSLGFRRWQTSTEGGLQYYAQKGRLSRLGVYITHLSIIVILLGAVVGWVFGYKGFVNIPEGTSTSLIWKRTLSLSQAQVQERRLILRSLDAASGDVRMAAARLNVTEKLTVHEGPQEVKSKWIEVNDPLKYKGWTFYQSSYSILEDPSRYIYIFRVISRTGEAETVRIKKGGSFTIPGTDVKATVVDYSPALSMDASGRYYTYADAMNNPAAKLAIDGGGQSYTKWVLRRYPETGVLPTKDVVQLMDIWGSQYTGLEVRIDPGVWLVYLGCILISIGLYFAFFMSHRKVWVHVATEKGQTKVLVAGTTSKYREGYEKRMDAMIARLKGGK; encoded by the coding sequence ATGGAGAAGAAACAAAAGAGCCTGACTGACCGCACCTGGGATTTCCTGGCCTCCGTAAAGCTGGCCATTATCATATTCGCCCTGATTTCCCTCACCTCCATCGTCGGGACCATCCTGGAGCAGAACGCCTCGGCCCAGGCCAACATCAAGATACTCAGCGGCATCGTGGGCTACGGGCTGGCTCCCAAGGTCTACCGGGTCATGGAGACGATGGGCTTCATGGACATGTACCGCTCCTGGTGGTTCATCGGGCTTCTGATGCTCTTTTCCGTGAACCTGCTCATCTGCTCCCTTGACCGCCTCCCCAGGACGTGGAAGCTCGTGGTCGAGCCGTTCAGGCCCCTGGCGAGCGACCGTTTCAGGGCCTTCGGCCTGAAGAGGGAGTTCACCCTGCCGGGCAAGACGGAGGCCAACAGGGACAAGCTGGCGGCGGGGCTCAGGTCGCTGGGGTTCAGGCGCTGGCAGACGAGCACGGAGGGGGGCCTTCAGTACTATGCCCAGAAAGGGCGCTTGAGCCGACTCGGCGTCTACATCACGCACCTCAGCATCATCGTCATTCTCCTGGGCGCGGTGGTGGGCTGGGTCTTCGGCTACAAGGGCTTCGTCAACATACCGGAGGGGACGAGCACGTCGCTCATCTGGAAAAGGACCCTTTCCCTCTCCCAGGCCCAAGTCCAGGAAAGGCGCCTCATCCTCCGGAGCCTCGACGCCGCAAGCGGAGACGTGCGCATGGCGGCGGCCAGGCTCAACGTCACCGAGAAACTCACCGTCCACGAAGGCCCCCAGGAGGTAAAGAGTAAATGGATCGAGGTCAACGACCCCCTCAAGTACAAGGGCTGGACGTTTTACCAGTCCAGCTACAGCATACTGGAGGACCCTTCCAGGTACATCTATATCTTCCGGGTCATCTCCCGGACCGGCGAGGCCGAGACCGTGCGTATCAAGAAGGGAGGGAGCTTCACCATACCCGGCACCGACGTGAAGGCCACCGTGGTCGACTACAGCCCGGCCCTCTCCATGGATGCCAGCGGCAGGTACTACACGTATGCCGATGCCATGAACAACCCGGCGGCCAAGCTCGCCATCGACGGAGGCGGCCAGTCTTACACCAAGTGGGTCCTCAGGCGGTATCCCGAAACGGGGGTGCTGCCCACCAAGGACGTCGTTCAGCTCATGGACATATGGGGCTCGCAGTACACGGGGCTTGAGGTGAGAATAGACCCGGGCGTCTGGCTTGTCTATCTGGGCTGCATCCTGATAAGCATCGGGCTTTATTTCGCCTTCTTCATGAGCCACAGGAAAGTGTGGGTGCACGTCGCGACCGAAAAAGGCCAGACCAAGGTGCTGGTGGCGGGCACCACGAGCAAGTACCGTGAAGGCTACGAGAAGCGCATGGACGCCATGATCGCGCGTCTCAAAGGAGGCAAGTAA
- the ccsB gene encoding c-type cytochrome biogenesis protein CcsB produces the protein MDSSVLFGISTVAYILAMMIYIAYLAVRSEAVGVTATAVTVVGFACQTGGFVLRGMEFHAMSGMGFLRSIPLTNLYESLAFFVWSLILIYLVVEFKYKNRSFGAFVTPVAGLALAFIEMSGVSKSIQPLVPALQSNWLLVHVFTSFVAYATFALSFSTGIMYLISTTEKRTEGAYIFWSVTLGAFTVILAAMGLDFLKFRVAGIRPDAMVQSYLFKATFMSSNPVIVVVSLAAAAGGVFAFWRFGQGFKRIISSVGISPDLLDEITYKSIAIGFPIFTLGGLIFGAIWADQAWGVYWSWDPKETWSLITWFVYAFYLHARLLRGWKGHKIAMVAVVGFVAVIITYLGVNLLLSGLHSYGGA, from the coding sequence ATGGATAGTTCCGTACTCTTCGGCATTTCCACCGTTGCCTACATCCTGGCGATGATGATTTATATAGCATACCTGGCCGTCAGGAGCGAGGCCGTCGGCGTCACGGCCACCGCGGTGACCGTCGTGGGGTTCGCCTGCCAGACGGGGGGCTTCGTGCTGAGGGGGATGGAGTTCCACGCGATGAGCGGGATGGGGTTTCTGCGGTCCATCCCCCTGACGAACCTCTACGAGTCGCTGGCTTTCTTCGTCTGGTCCCTCATCCTCATCTATCTCGTCGTGGAGTTCAAGTACAAGAACCGCTCCTTCGGCGCCTTCGTCACGCCCGTGGCGGGCCTGGCCCTGGCCTTCATCGAGATGTCCGGCGTGTCCAAGTCCATCCAGCCCCTGGTCCCGGCGCTTCAGAGCAACTGGCTCCTGGTGCATGTGTTCACGAGCTTCGTCGCCTACGCCACCTTCGCCCTTTCCTTCTCCACAGGCATCATGTATCTCATCAGCACCACGGAGAAGCGGACCGAGGGGGCCTACATCTTCTGGTCGGTCACCCTGGGCGCCTTCACCGTCATCCTGGCGGCCATGGGGCTGGATTTCCTGAAGTTCCGCGTGGCCGGCATACGCCCGGACGCCATGGTGCAGAGCTATCTTTTCAAGGCCACCTTCATGAGCTCCAATCCCGTCATAGTGGTGGTGAGCCTGGCTGCGGCGGCGGGCGGCGTTTTCGCCTTCTGGCGGTTCGGGCAGGGCTTCAAGCGGATCATCTCCTCCGTGGGCATCTCCCCGGACCTCCTGGATGAGATTACCTACAAGAGCATCGCCATCGGGTTTCCCATCTTCACCCTGGGAGGGCTCATCTTCGGGGCCATCTGGGCGGACCAGGCCTGGGGCGTGTACTGGTCCTGGGACCCCAAGGAGACCTGGTCCCTCATCACGTGGTTCGTCTATGCCTTCTACCTCCATGCCCGGCTCCTCAGGGGGTGGAAGGGCCACAAGATAGCCATGGTCGCCGTCGTGGGCTTCGTCGCCGTGATAATCACCTACCTGGGCGTCAACCTTCTCTTGAGCGGCCTGCACTCCTACGGCGGCGCCTAA
- a CDS encoding cupin domain-containing protein, producing the protein MRKDRKKHSPSSCDRQAARGGEPSLRHRRMRLHRHRPDFTWTGVKTERYKDADGTWSSVLRRTLIGGKAERTAFHVRYFEVAPGGHTTLEQHRHEHVVLCMRGRGECVVGRRKHGLSPLDVLYVPPFAAHQLRNPHGEPFGFLCIVDAERDRPRPL; encoded by the coding sequence ATGAGAAAAGACCGGAAGAAGCATTCCCCTTCCTCTTGTGACCGGCAGGCGGCCCGGGGCGGGGAGCCCTCCCTTAGGCACAGGCGCATGCGCCTTCACCGCCACCGCCCGGACTTCACCTGGACCGGGGTGAAAACCGAGCGCTACAAGGACGCAGACGGTACGTGGTCCTCCGTCCTCCGAAGGACGCTCATAGGAGGGAAGGCCGAACGGACCGCTTTTCACGTGCGGTATTTCGAGGTGGCCCCGGGCGGGCACACCACCCTGGAGCAGCACAGGCACGAGCACGTGGTGCTCTGCATGCGCGGGAGGGGAGAGTGCGTGGTAGGGAGGCGGAAGCACGGCCTCTCGCCCCTGGACGTCCTTTACGTCCCACCCTTTGCGGCCCACCAGCTCCGAAACCCCCACGGCGAGCCCTTCGGGTTCCTCTGCATCGTCGATGCGGAGCGCGACAGACCGAGGCCCCTTTGA